From Ischnura elegans chromosome 13 unlocalized genomic scaffold, ioIscEleg1.1 SUPER_13_unloc_1, whole genome shotgun sequence, a single genomic window includes:
- the LOC124172340 gene encoding zinc finger protein 484-like: MPPASGIQPQTSRASEGEEADGTGDIIRNVDWKLVGTKKEPSPEESDDSQVDCCYRSSPIPEKPTSEESNVFVRAQGIIVDELRSSLHCPSAHGRIIEEEESITQPAALTSMFAAKKEVMEEFTPSAQRLSPNRDTLELDPKCEDQPLSHHQSEIPSCFPVSITSANVQVDCCYRSSPIPEKPTSEESNVFVKAQGIIVDELRSSLHYPPAHGRIIEEGESITQPVAPTSIVAAKKEVMEEFTPSAQRLSPNRDTLQLDPKCEDQPLSQHQSEIPNCFPVSITSANVQVMQKRRLRCATSPRAKMGRRNVNRKSHGLKGECFVEKKSCRKRKAESKGKKSLHCETKECTVWPMTDAKYEVNCGYEEDGGVASHGEGYVCDHCGAKYLTLKLLSLHIKSHMAKGVSKVRSPFKGGKNQKCTPRPRLKKGHQEAKVKTAYQSRSDCVREQELYSEGKAWSNGNDFLHYETLEPNAGPFEASDEVQPGGDFEFRNLSWQGEKSAHCEGYICDHCGNKYLDLISLSMHVQNHVMMTASGLQGVSPERALRVSLKNVRRKMSRESDAALQRDEESSSKHRVRSKDGGSFRCSNCGEEFNNKQKFTYHVSTAHSEKRFLCEICGKVFVTEIILRKHTVIHSGLRPYMCDLCGKTYMRSDHLKGHLRSHSKDTRGKDIPNTLDRPFTCIECGRGFARRESLKEHTNSVHLGVKNHKCSHCGKAFSRKGNLENHVAALHTGERKFVCSVCGHGFYHSSHLKVHMLTHEGLKPFECGDCGKTFRRKWHLRLHTVLHTRD; the protein is encoded by the exons GTGGATTGCTGTTATCGCAGCTCCCCCATTCCAGAGAAACCTACATCTGAAGAAAGTAATGTTTTTGTGAGGGCTCAGGGAATAATTGTGGATGAATTACGAAGCAGTCTCCACTGTCCTTCTGCACATGGGAGAATAATTGAGGAAGAGGAATCTATAACACAACCAGCGGCTCTTACATCAATGTTTGCAGCAAAGAAAGAGGTAATGGAAGAATTCACTCCTTCGGCTCAAAGGCTGTCCCCAAACAGGGATACGTTGGAGCTGGACCCGAAATGTGAAGATCAACCCTTGTCTCACCATCAATCAGAGATCCCTAGCTGTTTTCCTGTTTCAATTACATCAGCAAACGTGCAG GTGGATTGCTGTTATCGCAGCTCCCCGATTCCAGAGAAACCTACATCTGAAGAAAGTAATGTTTTTGTGAAGGCTCAGGGAATAATTGTGGATGAATTGCGAAGCAGCCTCCACTACCCTCCTGCACATGGAAGAATAATTGAGGAAGGTGAATCTATAACACAACCAGTGGCTCCCACATCAATAGTAGCAGCAAAGAAAGAGGTAATGGAAGAATTCACTCCTTCGGCTCAAAGGCTGTCCCCAAACAGGGATACGTTGCAGCTGGACCCGAAATGTGAAGATCAGCCCTTGTCTCAACATCAATCAGAGATCCCTAACTGTTTTCCTGTTTCAATTACGTCAGCAAATGTGCAGGTAATGCAAAAACGAAGGTTGCGATGTGCCACAAGTCCCAGGGCAAAGATGGGTCGTCGGAATGTGAATAGAAAGTCTCACGGTTTGAAGGGTGAATGCTTCGTAGAGAAAAAGTCTTGTAGAAAGCGTAAAGCAGAATCAAAAGGTAAGAAGTCATTGCATTGCGAAACCAAAGAATGCACTGTTTGGCCCATGACGGATGCCAAATATGAAGTGAATTGTGGGTATGAGGAAGACGGAGGGGTAGCTAGCCATGGTGAAGGGTATGTATGTGATCATTGTGGGGCTAAATACTTGACCTTGAAATTACTCTCTCTCCACATTAAAAGTCATATGGCTAAAGGGGTGTCTAAAGTGCGCAGTCCTTTTAAGGGAGGTAAAAATCAGAAATGTACCCCACGTCCGCGTTTGAAAAAGGGTCATCAGGAAGCGAAAGTAAAGACGGCTTATCAATCGAGGAGTGATTGTGTCAGAGAGCAAGAATTGTACAGTGAGGGTAAAGCTTGGTCCAATGGTAATGATTTTCTCCATTATGAAACCCTAGAGCCAAATGCTGGTCCTTTCGAAGCCAGCGATGAGGTTCAGCCTGGAGGTGACTttgaatttagaaatttaagcTGGCAAGGAGAGAAATCTGCTCACTGTGAAGGTTACATCTGCGACCATTGTGGGAACAAGTATTTAGACTTGATATCACTATCCATGCACGTTCAAAATCATGTCATGATGACAGCAAGTGGCTTACAAGGTGTGAGTCCAGAACGTGCCCTTCGTGTGAGTTTAAAGAATGTGCGGAGAAAGATGAGTCGTGAATCGGATGCCGCTCTACAAAGAGACGAGGAGTCGTCCAGTAAGCATAGGGTACGATCGAAGGATGGGGGGTCGTTTAGGTGCTCAAACTGCGGAGAGGAATTCAACAACAAGCAGAAATTTACCTACCACGTGTCCACGGCTCACTCGGAGAAGAGATTTCTGTGCGAGATATGCGGCAAAGTGTTCGTCACGGAAATCATCTTGCGGAAGCACACCGTCATCCACTCCGGTCTGCGCCCTTACATGTGCGACTTGTGCGGCAAGACGTATATGCGTAGCGACCACTTGAAGGGGCACCTGAGGAGTCACAGCAAGGATACTCGAGGCAAGGATATTCCCAACACGCTTGACAGGCCCTTCACGTGCATTGAATGTGGCCGAGGGTTCGCTCGGAGGGAGAGCCTCAAGGAGCACACGAACTCTGTCCACCTGGGAGTAAAGAACCACAAATGTAGTCACTGCGGGAAGGCGTTCAGCCGAAAGGGGAACCTGGAAAACCATGTGGCGGCACTCCACACAGGCGAAAGGAAGTTTGTGTGCTCTGTGTGTGGCCATGGCTTCTACCACAGCTCTCACCTGAAAGTTCACATGTTGACACACGAGGGACTGAAACCATTTGAGTGTGGGGATTGCGGGAAGACATTCCGTCGCAAGTGGCACTTACGCCTGCACACTGTCCTCCATACTCGCGACTAG